A segment of the Streptomyces sp. NBC_01235 genome:
ATCGGCCGGGGGTCTGGCACTGGCCGGGGGTCCGGTATCGGCCGGCGGTCCGGCACCCGTGTCGGCGGGTCCGGCATCGGCCGGGGGGCCAGCACCCGTGCCGGCGCCGGTACCGGCCGGGTCGTCGGGCCCGCACGAGCGCCCCGCGCAGCCCGCCTCCCCGTACGCACCTCGGGTGATCTCCCCCCTCGTACGCAGGATGGCACGGGACCACGGGATCGACCTCGCCGAGCTGTCGCCTTCCGGCCCGGCCGGGATCGTGCTGCGCCGTGACGTGGAGCAGGCCGTCGAGCGCGCCCGGCAGACGGCGCCGCATTCCATCGCCGCGCCGTCCGAGCACCCCGCGCCGTCCGAGCACCCCGCGCAGCACGAGCACCCGCAGGGGCCCGCTTCGAACGGCCCCGAGCGCATCCCGCTGCGCGGAGTCCGCCGTGCCGTCGCGGACAAGCTCTCCCGCAGCCGCACCGAGATCCCCGACGCCACCACCTGGGTCGACGTGGACGCGACCGGGCTGCTCCAGGCCAAGAAGGCGCTGGAGGCCGCCGAACCCGGCCGCCGCGTCGGGCTGTTGGCCCTGCTCGCCCGCATCTGCGTCGCCGGACTCGCCCGCTACCCGGAGCTGAACTCCACGGTGGACACCGAGCGCCGGGAGATCGTCCGCTTCAGCGAGGTGCACCTCGGCTTCGCCGCCCAGACCGAGCGTGGCCTGGTCGTCCCCGTCGTCCGTGATGCCCAGCGTATGACGACCGCCCAACTGGCCGCCGAACTCGCCCGGTTGACCGAACTCGCCCGTAGCGGAAGCCTGCCGCCGGACCGGCTGACCGGCGGGACCTTCACCCTCAACAACTACGGAGTGTTCGGCGTCGACGGGTCCACGCCCATCATCAACCACCCGGAGGCCGCCCTCCTCGGCGTGGGCCGCATCGTCGACAAACCCTGGGTGGTGGACGGCGCCCTCGCCGTCCGCAAGGTCATGCAGCTCTCCCTCAGCTTCGACCACCGGGTCTGCGACGGGGGAGTGGCCGGCGGCTTCCTGCGCCATGTGG
Coding sequences within it:
- a CDS encoding dihydrolipoamide acetyltransferase family protein, encoding MNTTTLHEQLFRLPDLGEGLTDAEIVEWKVAVGDTVTIDQIVVEVETAKAAVEVPVPYAGTVLRLHAEAGTALGVGEPLITVGANASGGPGDTGEGSADPSPAGAAAGVGGSGSSGGVVGEPGGRRGDSPSGGAAAGSGSPGGPDGGSGGASGTPRSGGAGAGPTASDSAAERYREEEQAGSGNVLIGYGTGHGPAPRRRRRRAGAASAGAGAVVVAGGPVDRGGPAGAGTSTVAGSGGLALAGGPVSAGGLALAGGPVSAGGPAPVSAGPASAGGPAPVPAPVPAGSSGPHERPAQPASPYAPRVISPLVRRMARDHGIDLAELSPSGPAGIVLRRDVEQAVERARQTAPHSIAAPSEHPAPSEHPAQHEHPQGPASNGPERIPLRGVRRAVADKLSRSRTEIPDATTWVDVDATGLLQAKKALEAAEPGRRVGLLALLARICVAGLARYPELNSTVDTERREIVRFSEVHLGFAAQTERGLVVPVVRDAQRMTTAQLAAELARLTELARSGSLPPDRLTGGTFTLNNYGVFGVDGSTPIINHPEAALLGVGRIVDKPWVVDGALAVRKVMQLSLSFDHRVCDGGVAGGFLRHVADCVERPVILLADV